The Triticum urartu cultivar G1812 chromosome 6, Tu2.1, whole genome shotgun sequence genome includes the window GTGGCAGCTATAATGTTCGATCGCGTCTTTGTTTTGTGGGGGCAGTTCGCGTCTTCGTTGAGCAAGCAGAGTATATATACCGGGGCAGCGGGAGGCAACCACCATCCAATCAAAGCAGGCTCCAATATTGATCCACACATGTACCGTTGTGCTGTGCTCTTTCtgatcgtggtggccgccggcaCTCCGGCCATGAGCAGCTTTTGGCAGCAGGCCCTCCCGGGCACGCCGATGCCCGATGCCATCGCAGACCTTGTGCGGAAAGGTACGCCACTTTTGCTTAGATATAATATAAGTAACCATGTCATGTTGACACGAGTTTGTAAATAAGTCTGCTGTGTTCTCCAGGCATCGATGATGCGCCTCGAGTGGAGCGCTACCCTGCATTCCCCAGTATCAGTTTGTGCGGTGCTTGGACCGGCATGTGCACGGCGAGCTTGGCGGCACCGACGGGCATCTTCTTCTACGAGGCGCAGCTGCGTCCGGGCAGCGCCATGACCATGTCCTTCCCTGCAGAAGCTGAGCCACCCATCCTCCCACACGACCTCGCCGAGAAGGTCCCCTTCGCAAACCTAAGCGCCGTCCTCACCACCTTCAGCATCCCAGCAGGCTCCGCCGAGGCATCCCACGTGGCGAAAACACTGAGCCTGTGCCAGTCACTGCCGCACGCCGGCGAGATCAGGGTCTGCACCACGTCGCTGGAGAGCACCGTGCGGAGCGCCATGAACATGCTA containing:
- the LOC125516134 gene encoding protein RAFTIN 1A-like — its product is MYRCAVLFLIVVAAGTPAMSSFWQQALPGTPMPDAIADLVRKGIDDAPRVERYPAFPSISLCGAWTGMCTASLAAPTGIFFYEAQLRPGSAMTMSFPAEAEPPILPHDLAEKVPFANLSAVLTTFSIPAGSAEASHVAKTLSLCQSLPHAGEIRVCTTSLESTVRSAMNMLIGGSTGGDHGMWTATSVLPAGGGLPRQLYEVQAVTKLHGDYFVGCHKMPFPYRVYQCHMTAGLTDKGYVVSLRGLVGGGPTAKLLAFCHFDTSKWSPAHPSFEVLGTHPGTPVCHFMPYANPVFGIGKKATKP